In one Sporocytophaga myxococcoides genomic region, the following are encoded:
- a CDS encoding ArsR/SmtB family transcription factor: protein MESTTDSKSGISIEKLEKACAVLKTIAHPVRMSIIELLEKNSRMNVGEIQEHLKIEQAALSHHLIAMKNKKILKCQRVGKNMVYELKEKRIVKILECVAQCECD, encoded by the coding sequence ATGGAATCTACAACTGACTCTAAAAGCGGAATTAGTATTGAAAAGCTTGAAAAAGCTTGTGCTGTACTAAAGACAATTGCGCATCCAGTGCGTATGTCCATCATTGAGCTGCTTGAGAAGAATTCCAGGATGAATGTAGGGGAAATTCAGGAGCATCTTAAAATAGAGCAAGCTGCACTATCTCACCATCTCATTGCCATGAAAAATAAAAAAATCCTTAAATGCCAGAGAGTAGGCAAAAACATGGTTTATGAATTAAAAGAAAAACGCATTGTAAAAATTTTGGAATGTGTAGCTCAGTGCGAATGCGATTGA
- the bcp gene encoding thioredoxin-dependent thiol peroxidase, with protein MKAFIQSIILALFLLSCSRPAKLKVGDAAPNFSGKDQDGKTVTLSSFKGKKVILYFYPKDNTPGCTKEACNLRDNYDLLQKEGYTVLGVSADDEASHKTFKRLHALPFTLIADVDKSIHEKYGTWVEKERDGKKLMGTSRITFIIDERGNISEIINDVTPGAHTEQIRKAF; from the coding sequence ATGAAAGCATTCATTCAATCAATCATTTTAGCCTTATTTCTCTTGTCTTGCAGTAGGCCTGCAAAGCTTAAAGTTGGAGATGCGGCTCCGAATTTTTCGGGTAAAGATCAGGACGGAAAAACTGTCACACTTAGTTCATTCAAGGGAAAAAAGGTAATCCTTTATTTTTACCCGAAAGACAACACTCCAGGATGTACAAAGGAAGCCTGTAATCTTAGAGATAATTATGACCTTCTGCAAAAGGAGGGTTACACAGTTTTAGGCGTGAGCGCTGATGACGAAGCTTCTCATAAAACTTTTAAAAGACTGCATGCTCTACCCTTTACTCTTATTGCAGATGTGGACAAATCTATTCATGAAAAATATGGAACATGGGTTGAAAAGGAACGGGATGGGAAGAAACTCATGGGAACTTCCAGGATTACTTTTATTATTGATGAGAGGGGCAATATAAGTGAAATCATTAATGATGTAACTCCGGGAGCACACACTGAGCAAATCAGAAAAGCATTTTAA
- a CDS encoding TPM domain-containing protein yields MKVVKLYRFLLILLFSFGFSNYLLSQNDIPERPSPPRLVNDFAGILSSSENQALEQKLLNYEDTTSTQIAVVIVKSIGDYEAADYSQRLGQKWGVGVKGKNNGIVILVAIESRDFFISTGYGMEGVVPDAMAKRIFEEVIKPTFREQRYYVGLDEATNIIIKLASGEYKGEPRKQGGRNKFGTAIILIILFFILYGIFKNKGGGGHTTYSSRGPFYGGGGGGWGSGGGGGFGGFGGGGFGGGGSGGKW; encoded by the coding sequence ATGAAAGTAGTGAAATTGTACAGATTTTTATTAATCCTTTTATTTTCTTTCGGATTTTCGAATTATCTGTTAAGCCAGAATGATATACCTGAAAGACCATCCCCGCCCAGGTTGGTGAATGACTTTGCCGGAATTCTCTCTTCTTCGGAAAATCAGGCTTTGGAACAAAAGCTCCTGAACTATGAAGACACAACTTCTACGCAAATTGCTGTAGTCATTGTGAAGTCAATAGGGGATTATGAAGCGGCCGATTACTCTCAAAGACTCGGACAGAAATGGGGGGTTGGAGTTAAAGGTAAAAATAACGGTATTGTTATATTGGTAGCAATAGAGTCTCGTGACTTCTTTATTTCTACTGGCTATGGCATGGAAGGAGTCGTTCCTGATGCAATGGCAAAAAGAATATTTGAGGAAGTAATTAAGCCAACATTCCGAGAACAACGATATTATGTTGGTCTTGACGAAGCTACAAACATCATTATTAAACTTGCCTCTGGTGAATACAAAGGTGAGCCTAGAAAGCAGGGTGGGCGTAATAAATTTGGAACAGCTATTATTTTAATAATCCTGTTCTTTATATTGTACGGTATATTCAAGAATAAAGGTGGTGGCGGTCACACTACATATTCTTCCAGAGGACCATTCTATGGAGGCGGAGGCGGAGGCTGGGGATCAGGTGGAGGCGGAGGCTTCGGTGGTTTTGGAGGCGGAGGCTTTGGCGGAGGAGGTTCCGGAGGAAAATGGTAG
- a CDS encoding outer membrane beta-barrel protein — MKKALLFLLHLIPVLSMCQSIGLKGGFNISNIKSNSSSLQTSSIVAPSYGIAFFPGISKVFDLCIEPTYATFGGSNAIPFAGPNGMTMSRVAKVKYRYLEVPVSLNFYPLHKTNIIGIHAGMAPMYFLSKKEEFSIASTKLNDFVFAPFAGGTFGYKFVKKIFFHLVARYQFPMSNIYKDAPHTTKFNSVSFFVILGCRF; from the coding sequence ATGAAGAAAGCTCTACTCTTCTTACTCCATTTAATACCTGTTCTTTCAATGTGTCAATCAATAGGATTGAAGGGAGGATTTAATATTTCAAATATCAAAAGTAACTCGTCTTCTTTACAGACTTCTTCAATAGTTGCCCCATCTTATGGAATTGCCTTTTTTCCAGGGATATCAAAAGTTTTTGATCTTTGCATAGAACCAACTTACGCAACTTTTGGCGGGAGTAATGCTATTCCTTTTGCAGGACCAAATGGTATGACAATGAGCAGAGTCGCCAAAGTTAAATACCGGTATTTAGAGGTTCCGGTTTCTCTTAATTTTTATCCTTTGCATAAAACAAATATAATAGGAATACATGCAGGGATGGCTCCAATGTACTTTCTTTCCAAAAAGGAAGAATTCTCTATCGCTTCAACAAAGTTAAATGACTTCGTTTTTGCACCATTTGCTGGGGGTACATTTGGGTACAAATTCGTGAAAAAAATCTTTTTTCATTTGGTAGCTCGTTACCAGTTTCCTATGTCTAACATTTACAAAGATGCTCCTCACACTACTAAATTCAATTCGGTTAGTTTCTTTGTAATTTTGGGTTGCAGGTTTTGA
- a CDS encoding MBL fold metallo-hydrolase produces MKVEQIYTGCLAQGAYYIESAGEVAIIDPLREVGPYIARAEKAGAKIKYIFETHFHADFVSGHLDLSRKTGAPIVYGPTATTEFDSIVAVDGQEFKLGNVTIKALHTPGHTLESTVYLLKNEEGKDYAIFTGDTLFLGDVGRPDLAQKAGQITAEDLAGMLYDSLMNKIMPLADEVIVYPAHGAGSACGKNMMKETTDTLGNQKKTNYALNQPDKTTFIKEVTDGLLPPPAYFPLNAALNKNGYESFDEVLNHGLKPLSSSELEDLADATNALILDTRANTEFYKSFIPQSINIGLNGDFAPWVGALIEDVKQPIILVTEPGKEEDAVTRLSRVGFDNILGHLKGGIQSWLAEGKETDSVNRIDAEEFSRKIKIGESKVIDVRKETEYSAEHVQDAFNKPLAYINEWIKDIDPKEHFYLHCAGGYRSMIAASILQARGYRNFTEIAGGFGAIAKTSVPKTDFICQSKLLKV; encoded by the coding sequence ATGAAAGTAGAACAAATTTATACTGGCTGCCTCGCACAGGGTGCATACTATATTGAATCTGCGGGAGAAGTAGCCATCATAGATCCTCTAAGAGAAGTAGGACCTTATATAGCCAGAGCTGAAAAAGCGGGTGCTAAAATCAAATATATATTTGAAACACATTTTCATGCTGACTTTGTATCCGGTCATCTGGACCTTAGCAGAAAAACTGGTGCTCCTATAGTCTATGGCCCCACAGCTACGACTGAATTTGATTCAATAGTTGCAGTTGATGGTCAGGAATTCAAATTAGGGAATGTCACCATAAAGGCATTGCATACTCCCGGGCATACGCTTGAAAGTACTGTTTATCTTTTGAAAAATGAAGAAGGAAAAGACTATGCTATATTCACCGGAGATACCTTGTTTCTGGGAGATGTAGGCCGACCGGACCTTGCTCAGAAGGCTGGTCAGATTACAGCAGAGGACTTGGCCGGTATGCTTTATGATAGCCTCATGAACAAAATTATGCCTCTGGCAGATGAAGTAATCGTGTATCCTGCACATGGAGCCGGAAGCGCTTGCGGTAAAAACATGATGAAGGAAACAACCGACACATTGGGCAATCAGAAAAAAACTAATTATGCACTGAATCAGCCTGACAAAACCACCTTCATAAAAGAAGTTACAGATGGGCTATTACCTCCGCCTGCTTATTTTCCGCTTAATGCAGCTTTAAATAAAAATGGTTATGAAAGTTTTGATGAAGTGCTCAATCATGGACTTAAACCTCTTAGTTCTTCAGAATTAGAGGACCTTGCAGATGCCACAAACGCTCTGATATTAGATACAAGGGCCAACACAGAGTTTTATAAATCATTTATTCCGCAGTCAATTAATATTGGATTGAATGGCGACTTTGCTCCCTGGGTTGGTGCACTGATAGAAGATGTAAAGCAGCCGATAATACTGGTAACAGAACCGGGAAAAGAAGAAGATGCTGTAACACGATTGAGTCGAGTAGGTTTCGACAATATCCTAGGGCATCTCAAAGGGGGTATTCAATCATGGCTAGCAGAAGGAAAAGAAACCGATTCTGTAAACCGCATAGATGCCGAAGAATTTTCAAGGAAAATTAAGATTGGGGAAAGTAAAGTAATTGATGTCAGAAAAGAGACTGAATACTCTGCAGAGCATGTGCAGGATGCATTTAACAAACCGCTTGCCTATATTAATGAATGGATAAAAGATATTGACCCGAAAGAGCATTTTTATCTCCATTGTGCCGGTGGGTATAGAAGCATGATAGCTGCATCTATATTACAAGCAAGGGGTTATAGAAACTTTACAGAAATTGCAGGCGGTTTCGGGGCTATTGCTAAAACCTCTGTTCCCAAAACGGATTTCATTTGTCAAAGCAAATTACTAAAGGTGTAG
- a CDS encoding YeeE/YedE family protein — protein MNIIEFISQPWPWYVAGPLIGLTVPILLLIGNKSFGISSNLRHICAACIPAKIPFFQYDWKKETWNLFFVAGIVIGGFIAATFLNNPEPVIVNQKLATDMAAYGITNYQNIVPEDLFNWNALFSLRGFLLMVVGGFLVGFGTRYAGGCTSGHSIMGLSTLQWPSLIATCCFMAGGFIMANLILPLILSL, from the coding sequence ATGAATATTATAGAATTTATATCTCAACCCTGGCCATGGTATGTGGCTGGACCACTAATCGGACTAACAGTTCCCATTCTTTTACTAATCGGCAATAAATCTTTCGGAATAAGTTCAAACCTTCGGCATATCTGTGCTGCATGTATTCCTGCGAAAATTCCCTTTTTCCAATATGATTGGAAAAAAGAAACATGGAACTTGTTCTTTGTTGCAGGCATTGTTATTGGAGGTTTTATAGCAGCTACATTTCTAAATAATCCTGAGCCGGTTATAGTTAACCAGAAACTTGCTACAGATATGGCAGCATATGGCATTACGAATTATCAAAACATAGTGCCTGAAGATCTATTTAACTGGAATGCCTTATTCTCACTAAGGGGATTTCTTCTAATGGTTGTAGGTGGGTTCCTCGTAGGTTTCGGGACAAGATATGCGGGAGGTTGCACCAGTGGCCATTCCATCATGGGATTGTCAACATTGCAATGGCCTTCACTAATCGCAACATGCTGCTTTATGGCAGGAGGCTTTATTATGGCAAATCTTATTCTCCCACTTATTCTTTCTCTTTAA
- a CDS encoding LemA family protein gives MKRLIFNLLLLLSVASLSSCGYNSMVEKQENVEQQWAQVENVYQRRLDLIPNLVNTVKGAADFEKSTLTQVIEARAKATSVNVDASKLSPEQIANFQKTQDQLSSALSRLLVSVEQYPQLRTNQNFLELQAQLEGTENRISVERRNFNEAVMDYNAYIRKFPQNMIAGMFDFEKKGYFQATAGAEKAPEVKF, from the coding sequence ATGAAAAGATTAATTTTTAACCTTTTACTTCTATTATCGGTAGCCTCTCTTAGTTCATGCGGTTATAATTCAATGGTAGAAAAACAGGAAAATGTGGAACAGCAATGGGCTCAGGTAGAGAACGTTTACCAAAGAAGGCTTGATCTTATTCCAAATCTTGTAAATACTGTAAAGGGAGCTGCAGATTTTGAAAAAAGTACGCTTACTCAGGTAATTGAGGCAAGAGCAAAAGCAACTTCTGTAAATGTGGATGCAAGCAAACTTTCTCCTGAACAAATTGCTAATTTTCAGAAAACTCAGGATCAACTGTCTTCTGCACTTTCTCGTCTCTTAGTCTCAGTGGAACAATATCCTCAGCTTCGTACTAATCAAAACTTCCTGGAATTACAGGCTCAGCTGGAAGGTACGGAAAACAGAATATCTGTTGAACGCAGAAATTTTAATGAAGCTGTTATGGATTATAACGCCTACATAAGAAAATTCCCTCAGAATATGATTGCCGGTATGTTTGATTTTGAGAAAAAAGGATATTTCCAGGCAACTGCCGGAGCAGAAAAAGCACCTGAAGTTAAATTCTAA
- a CDS encoding bestrophin-like domain, with amino-acid sequence MTFYLAGLNPFLLFALIFLTISIISICTLIFVHKFFHTIENKLNASRFIVPFFTINGAILGFLLAMVLVETWKNYQDEKENITTEMSNYLNIYRNARGLEHSDCILAQNFVRQIIKTTIEISWPEMENGGNGTAVSKIINDFQLYVLKLKTKNVEEEDTRKILLETLIKASELRRHRLLKSSQNIVPEPMWIIIFCCIFISVFSGFFFVIKPIQIHIILTLLQCAMISFVLFLIITFMYPYRGPMKIGPQDFERLLYKSIPNVDKS; translated from the coding sequence ATGACCTTTTATCTGGCTGGTTTAAATCCTTTCTTATTATTTGCACTGATCTTCTTAACGATTTCGATCATCTCTATCTGCACCTTGATTTTTGTGCATAAATTCTTTCATACTATTGAAAATAAATTAAACGCATCAAGGTTTATCGTTCCATTTTTCACCATCAACGGAGCCATTCTCGGTTTTCTATTAGCAATGGTTTTAGTTGAAACTTGGAAAAATTATCAGGATGAGAAGGAAAACATTACAACTGAAATGTCTAATTATCTCAACATCTATAGAAATGCCAGAGGTCTGGAACATTCAGATTGTATATTAGCTCAAAACTTTGTTAGGCAAATTATTAAAACAACAATTGAAATATCATGGCCTGAAATGGAGAATGGTGGTAATGGAACTGCGGTAAGTAAAATTATAAATGATTTTCAGCTTTATGTATTAAAGCTAAAAACGAAAAACGTGGAAGAAGAAGATACCCGAAAAATATTGCTTGAAACTCTGATCAAAGCATCTGAACTAAGGAGGCACAGGTTACTTAAATCCAGTCAGAATATAGTACCAGAACCTATGTGGATTATAATATTCTGTTGCATATTCATTTCTGTCTTTAGTGGTTTTTTCTTTGTGATTAAACCTATCCAAATACATATCATATTAACTCTTCTGCAATGTGCAATGATAAGTTTTGTCCTGTTTTTGATTATTACTTTTATGTATCCATACAGAGGACCTATGAAAATAGGACCACAGGATTTTGAAAGACTTTTATATAAGTCAATTCCTAATGTAGATAAAAGCTGA
- a CDS encoding TPM domain-containing protein encodes MAKSFFSEQEQAAIVSAIKEAEKNTSGEVQVHLENHCKEDALDRAADIFKILKMHETKLRNGVLFYLALKDKKFAILGDAGINSRVSDHFWNDIKVMMQEKFKEGKFTEGLCLGIIKAGEQLKIHFPYSKDDINELSDDISFGKDE; translated from the coding sequence ATGGCAAAATCCTTCTTTTCCGAACAGGAACAGGCTGCTATTGTATCGGCCATTAAAGAAGCTGAGAAAAATACCAGCGGCGAAGTACAGGTGCATTTGGAAAACCATTGCAAGGAAGATGCACTTGATCGTGCAGCAGATATTTTTAAAATACTAAAGATGCATGAAACCAAACTCAGGAATGGTGTGCTATTTTATCTTGCTCTTAAAGATAAAAAATTTGCTATTCTTGGCGATGCCGGCATAAATTCAAGAGTTTCCGATCATTTCTGGAATGACATTAAAGTCATGATGCAGGAAAAGTTTAAAGAAGGCAAATTTACAGAAGGACTTTGTCTTGGAATTATAAAAGCCGGAGAACAATTGAAAATTCATTTCCCTTATTCAAAGGATGATATAAATGAGTTGAGCGATGATATTTCTTTTGGAAAGGATGAATAA
- a CDS encoding T9SS type A sorting domain-containing protein, translated as MKSAYRPEFIIIIMAAFSLYSSAFAQCHFNNLVVNSDFSAGNMGFSSSYQFCDSENCLYAEETYTVAHNVEKYHPGFSGADHTTNSGNFLIVNGAGTSETVVWTQTINVNPQTEYNFSAWVTSLTLGDVAQLQFSINSDILGSIFYAPSSVNTWENFDIMWNSGSATTATITILDQNTTAGGNDFGIDDIKFVESCALPTHFLDISVINKSPVTLLMWRTLSERASNYFEVQRSSDGINFESIGKIKAKGSFGSIANYSFEDIKGIPGPSYYRVVEIDDEGRRETSSIVTTEEKVEINVFPNPCSGKLNIFFEGGYYNSVNIKLNDLAGIDIPLDNKILEANSVKKVLDLSCLAPGVYFLNIETGSGWASEKVVIP; from the coding sequence ATGAAATCAGCTTACCGCCCTGAGTTTATAATTATTATAATGGCAGCCTTTTCCTTATACTCTAGTGCTTTTGCGCAATGCCATTTTAATAACCTTGTTGTTAACAGTGATTTTTCTGCTGGCAACATGGGCTTTTCTTCATCATATCAGTTCTGTGATAGCGAAAATTGTCTTTATGCAGAAGAAACATATACCGTTGCTCATAATGTTGAAAAATATCACCCTGGATTTTCAGGAGCAGACCATACAACCAATAGTGGGAACTTCTTAATAGTAAATGGAGCAGGGACTTCGGAGACTGTTGTCTGGACTCAGACTATAAACGTTAATCCCCAAACTGAATATAATTTTTCTGCATGGGTAACCAGCTTAACTTTAGGAGATGTAGCCCAACTACAGTTTTCCATAAACTCAGATATTCTGGGAAGTATTTTTTATGCTCCATCTTCTGTGAATACTTGGGAAAACTTTGACATAATGTGGAATTCCGGTAGTGCTACAACTGCCACTATTACAATACTGGATCAAAACACCACTGCAGGAGGAAATGACTTTGGGATAGATGATATAAAATTTGTTGAAAGCTGCGCTCTTCCTACTCATTTTCTGGATATAAGTGTAATTAATAAAAGCCCTGTCACTCTTCTAATGTGGAGGACATTATCAGAAAGAGCCAGTAACTATTTTGAAGTACAAAGATCTTCAGATGGAATTAATTTTGAGTCTATTGGAAAGATAAAAGCAAAAGGGAGTTTTGGATCTATTGCGAACTATTCTTTTGAAGATATAAAGGGAATACCTGGACCTTCCTATTACAGAGTTGTTGAAATTGATGATGAAGGCAGGAGGGAAACGTCATCCATAGTGACAACGGAAGAGAAGGTTGAAATAAATGTTTTTCCCAATCCATGCTCAGGTAAACTCAATATTTTTTTTGAGGGCGGGTATTATAATTCAGTAAATATCAAACTAAACGATTTAGCTGGAATTGATATACCACTTGATAACAAAATCCTTGAGGCTAATTCTGTTAAAAAAGTATTGGATCTCTCTTGTTTAGCCCCGGGAGTATACTTCCTGAATATAGAAACGGGATCAGGATGGGCATCTGAAAAGGTAGTAATACCGTAA
- a CDS encoding sulfite exporter TauE/SafE family protein, translating to MVILGYLFAILIGLTLGLIGGGGSILTVPVLVYLLKLSPVTSTAYSLFVVGSTSLAGAISYFRKKQLCYRAAIAFSVPSFLSVFLTRRFLVPLLPETIAEYSGIALNKEVLIMIAFAILMVVSSYSMIKKQLKKTISEEEFNPLTIKFNYSMIIFEGLILGVLTGFVGAGGGFLIIPALVLFVGLPMKVAIGTSLLIIAANSLIGFTGDLYAGLNADWNFLLVYTAFALAGIFIGMILSKKVQGDKLKPAFGYFTLVLGLFIIIKEVLFHP from the coding sequence ATGGTAATTTTAGGTTATCTGTTTGCGATACTAATAGGACTCACGCTTGGCCTCATTGGGGGAGGAGGATCCATACTAACGGTACCAGTATTGGTTTATCTTTTAAAACTAAGTCCGGTTACTTCTACAGCATATTCACTCTTTGTTGTCGGCTCAACTTCATTGGCAGGTGCAATTAGTTACTTTAGGAAAAAACAATTGTGTTACAGAGCTGCAATTGCATTTTCAGTACCATCCTTCTTGTCTGTTTTCCTAACCAGACGATTTTTGGTACCACTCCTACCCGAGACAATTGCGGAATACTCAGGTATCGCGCTGAATAAGGAAGTATTGATCATGATTGCCTTTGCAATATTGATGGTTGTATCTTCTTATTCCATGATCAAAAAACAATTGAAAAAAACTATAAGTGAAGAAGAGTTTAATCCTCTGACAATTAAATTTAATTATTCCATGATAATTTTTGAAGGACTAATTCTCGGAGTACTTACAGGTTTTGTAGGAGCAGGAGGAGGATTCCTGATCATTCCGGCATTGGTACTTTTTGTCGGACTCCCGATGAAAGTAGCGATCGGCACATCGCTGTTGATTATTGCGGCAAACTCCCTTATTGGTTTCACCGGTGATCTTTATGCAGGACTGAACGCTGACTGGAATTTTCTTTTGGTATACACAGCATTTGCACTGGCAGGAATTTTCATTGGTATGATTTTATCAAAAAAAGTACAGGGGGATAAATTAAAACCTGCTTTTGGTTATTTTACACTTGTACTTGGATTATTTATTATAATCAAAGAAGTATTGTTTCACCCTTAA
- a CDS encoding carbonic anhydrase family protein: protein MKTLTKEMQASITPQQAFELLKRGNERFINNLKANRNLLQQVNETSDGQHPFAVILSCIDSRTSAELIFDQGLGDIFSIRIAGNILNDDIIGSMEFACKLAGAKIIVVLGHTKCGAIKGACDHAKLGSLTTLLDKIKPAIDCENTIKENRNSSNSEFVEKVADLNVRLTVNAIKERSPILSNMIQNGEVSLVGGMYDVGSGLVTFYDETIEANVKMEAEESLIK from the coding sequence ATGAAGACATTAACCAAAGAAATGCAAGCTTCTATAACGCCTCAACAGGCTTTTGAACTGTTAAAAAGGGGGAATGAAAGATTCATTAATAATCTGAAGGCAAATCGTAACCTACTACAACAGGTGAATGAAACTTCTGATGGTCAACATCCATTTGCAGTAATTTTAAGCTGCATCGATTCACGCACCTCTGCTGAGTTAATTTTTGACCAAGGGCTTGGAGATATATTTAGTATCCGCATTGCCGGCAACATCCTAAATGATGATATAATTGGCAGTATGGAGTTTGCATGCAAATTGGCAGGTGCAAAGATTATAGTGGTATTGGGACATACAAAGTGCGGTGCAATTAAAGGTGCTTGTGATCATGCAAAGTTGGGAAGTCTTACAACATTATTAGATAAGATAAAACCCGCTATAGATTGTGAAAACACTATTAAGGAAAATCGAAATTCTTCTAATTCAGAATTTGTTGAGAAGGTTGCAGATCTTAATGTAAGGCTAACAGTAAATGCAATTAAGGAAAGAAGTCCTATACTTAGCAATATGATCCAAAATGGAGAGGTTAGTTTAGTGGGGGGAATGTATGATGTTGGATCAGGATTAGTGACCTTTTATGATGAAACTATAGAAGCAAATGTTAAAATGGAGGCAGAAGAAAGCCTTATCAAATAA
- a CDS encoding DUF6691 family protein, with product MTHQEIYRSGPWWHYIKYGIVGIIFGIVFTKAEIISWFRIQEMFRLESFHMYGVIGSAVATGLISVLLIKKFNIKTVSGEEINFYPKTFNKGQVYGGLLFGFGWAMTGACPGPLFAQIGTGATVIIISLLSAITGTWVYGYFREKLPH from the coding sequence ATGACACATCAGGAAATATATCGATCAGGCCCTTGGTGGCATTATATCAAGTATGGAATAGTTGGAATAATCTTCGGAATTGTCTTTACTAAAGCAGAAATTATAAGTTGGTTCCGCATTCAAGAAATGTTCAGGTTGGAGTCCTTCCATATGTATGGCGTAATTGGAAGTGCTGTTGCAACAGGATTAATCTCAGTATTGCTTATCAAGAAATTCAATATCAAAACAGTTAGCGGAGAAGAGATAAATTTTTATCCTAAAACTTTCAATAAGGGACAGGTGTATGGAGGATTGTTGTTTGGGTTTGGTTGGGCTATGACAGGAGCTTGTCCCGGACCACTATTTGCTCAGATAGGAACAGGAGCGACTGTCATTATAATCTCATTATTAAGCGCAATAACTGGTACATGGGTTTATGGCTATTTCAGGGAAAAACTTCCTCATTAA